In Campylobacter vulpis, a genomic segment contains:
- a CDS encoding S8 family serine peptidase, with product MKKVIKALFLSIIFLFYGCGGGGGGSVGTALKPPSLRPPQVAPTAFSKAHQPTQFSSVQTSQTDNYNDENKISHIGIADGVFATYDKTEAKNMTMTNQVIANTTGAEGHGSKVASVVAKYNNTSKLFGYDAGKADSTSLNVSELIYITLERQGTKIYNNSFGTNPTSNLSQINYTFYDNLVKRVKEQDNIFVWAAGNEKQEMASDQSSLPIKHNEAKKGWIAVTSLNQNNQFDNTYANKIGERAKNWGIAAQGTHTFQQGNGSGTSFAAPVVTAAVAKVWEQYPWMDNHLVVQTILSTADKENSSDPTEEPNATIGWGKLNVNRALKGPARFDKKLLLDNKEMVEVHLDYRNYTDQNKLTWSNDIKGDAGLHKKGTGTLILSGNNSYTGETKIENGVLKLTNGGITGNKINIQTQGTLTAASSSNMINAKTIDNQGGIFEITGKGAKIENYQGSSQAKIIIDLTSKLEASNKIDMKDSILITNATQTNNIVSTYQNSYHTLISANEIANFNGNYQITSESNAFINIKEALYNNKEFKVSYTRNSATSVVKALNYNDERTLKTADNFENLLKSLEDDKEQSPIYEASLSVLNANVNSLNRIIDSLTGEIHATNNHFLAKQNELLAYKTAQRINYLRRQDNSGIYALALHSKFDISSDVYAGGNAKLNSVLIGHDHHFDDLMLGFNILDAKTTAKFDKIAGESEIKNHYFNLYGSYEFDDFYLASALGLGFVKNKTQRIVNNIPSHSQHNDKLYNFYLEAGKDFSHHSAIFTPFVAFANENIVRGNFSEETALGFEAQEKNYHLYKAIAGLRTSLLLSNIELESELRHSYALNPSDFGFDAAWKNGAKAYIKGAKQNKHLTYANFSTIYHLSPRVKLDAQYDLSLENLKQNKVHIFSLGLRYAY from the coding sequence ATGAAAAAAGTTATAAAAGCTCTATTTTTAAGTATTATTTTTTTATTTTATGGTTGTGGGGGGGGGGGGGGTGGCTCGGTAGGCACAGCCTTAAAGCCACCTTCACTTCGCCCTCCCCAAGTAGCACCAACTGCTTTTTCAAAAGCTCATCAACCAACGCAATTTAGCAGTGTTCAAACATCACAAACAGACAATTACAACGATGAAAATAAAATTTCTCACATCGGTATAGCTGATGGAGTTTTTGCCACGTATGACAAAACTGAGGCTAAAAATATGACGATGACTAATCAAGTCATTGCAAATACCACAGGTGCTGAGGGACACGGCTCAAAAGTAGCTTCCGTAGTCGCTAAATATAATAATACCTCAAAGCTTTTTGGCTATGATGCGGGTAAAGCAGATAGCACTAGCCTTAATGTGAGCGAATTAATTTATATTACTCTTGAAAGGCAAGGAACAAAAATTTATAATAATTCTTTTGGCACAAACCCAACTTCTAACTTGAGTCAAATTAATTACACATTTTATGATAATCTAGTTAAAAGAGTGAAAGAGCAAGATAATATCTTCGTATGGGCAGCAGGAAATGAAAAGCAAGAAATGGCAAGTGATCAAAGCTCCCTCCCCATAAAACACAATGAAGCTAAGAAAGGCTGGATAGCTGTAACAAGTCTTAATCAAAATAATCAATTTGATAACACTTATGCAAATAAAATAGGCGAAAGAGCGAAAAACTGGGGTATAGCTGCACAAGGAACACATACTTTTCAACAAGGAAATGGCTCTGGAACCTCCTTTGCCGCTCCGGTGGTAACAGCAGCAGTGGCTAAAGTGTGGGAGCAATATCCGTGGATGGATAATCACTTGGTCGTTCAAACCATACTTAGCACGGCTGATAAAGAAAACTCAAGCGACCCTACCGAAGAACCAAACGCTACCATAGGCTGGGGCAAGCTTAATGTTAATCGAGCCTTAAAAGGACCGGCGCGTTTTGACAAAAAACTTCTTTTAGATAATAAAGAAATGGTAGAGGTTCATTTAGATTACAGAAATTATACTGATCAAAATAAGCTGACTTGGAGTAATGACATCAAAGGCGATGCAGGACTTCATAAAAAAGGCACAGGGACGCTTATCTTAAGCGGAAATAATAGCTACACAGGAGAGACAAAAATAGAAAATGGTGTCTTAAAGCTCACAAATGGGGGCATTACAGGTAATAAAATCAATATCCAAACACAAGGCACACTCACCGCCGCTAGTTCAAGCAATATGATAAACGCAAAAACCATTGATAATCAAGGCGGAATTTTTGAAATCACAGGCAAAGGTGCTAAAATCGAAAACTATCAGGGAAGCTCACAGGCTAAAATCATCATCGATTTAACAAGTAAATTAGAAGCCTCAAATAAAATAGATATGAAAGATAGTATCCTCATCACTAACGCAACGCAAACAAACAACATAGTCTCCACATATCAAAACAGCTATCACACGCTTATAAGTGCCAATGAAATCGCTAATTTTAACGGCAATTATCAAATCACTTCAGAAAGCAATGCTTTCATCAACATCAAAGAAGCGCTTTACAATAATAAAGAATTCAAGGTATCCTACACCAGAAACAGCGCAACTAGTGTGGTAAAAGCCCTAAATTACAATGATGAAAGAACCTTAAAAACGGCGGATAATTTTGAAAATCTTTTAAAGAGTTTAGAAGATGACAAGGAACAAAGCCCTATTTATGAAGCATCTTTGAGTGTGCTTAATGCTAATGTGAATTCTTTAAATCGCATTATCGACTCGCTCACAGGTGAAATTCACGCGACAAATAATCACTTCCTAGCCAAGCAAAACGAACTCTTAGCCTATAAAACCGCCCAAAGAATCAATTATCTAAGAAGACAAGATAACAGCGGAATTTACGCCCTTGCTTTACATAGTAAATTTGACATTTCAAGCGATGTTTATGCGGGAGGTAATGCTAAACTTAATTCCGTGCTGATAGGGCACGATCATCATTTTGATGATTTGATGCTAGGCTTTAATATCCTCGATGCGAAAACAACAGCAAAATTTGACAAAATAGCAGGAGAAAGCGAGATAAAAAATCACTATTTTAATCTTTATGGAAGTTATGAATTTGATGATTTTTATTTAGCGAGTGCTTTGGGACTTGGCTTTGTGAAAAATAAAACTCAAAGAATTGTCAATAATATCCCATCTCATAGTCAGCACAATGATAAACTTTATAATTTTTACTTAGAAGCGGGGAAGGATTTCTCTCATCATAGTGCGATTTTTACGCCTTTTGTTGCGTTTGCTAATGAAAATATTGTAAGGGGAAATTTTAGCGAAGAAACGGCACTAGGCTTTGAAGCACAGGAAAAAAATTATCATTTATATAAGGCTATTGCTGGGCTTAGGACTTCTTTATTGTTAAGCAATATAGAGCTTGAGAGCGAGTTGCGTCATAGCTATGCTTTAAATCCTAGCGATTTTGGTTTTGATGCAGCATGGAAAAACGGCGCTAAGGCTTACATCAAAGGCGCGAAACAAAATAAGCATTTAACTTATGCAAATTTTAGCACGATTTATCATCTTTCTCCGCGCGTTAAACTTGACGCACAATATGACTTATCTTTAGAAAATCTTAAGCAAAATAAAGTTCATATCTTTAGCTTAGGTTTGCGTTATGCTTACTAA
- the yedF gene encoding sulfurtransferase-like selenium metabolism protein YedF, which yields MKIDCRNLDCPAPVVETKKALEKLKNGEELEIILNSSIAKDNVLKFLKALNPTCEERGEEFYIRVQKSACKVNSNEEINANILFLKSDKVGEGELGENLLLGFLSTLKSLENRPSKIICVNDSVLINTDKNHKAHEAMLELEKLGVEIISCGACLEFFGKTKELKIGSIGNAYGILNELFGKAKIITL from the coding sequence TTGAAAATTGATTGTCGCAATTTAGACTGCCCTGCCCCTGTGGTGGAGACAAAAAAGGCTTTAGAAAAGCTTAAAAATGGAGAAGAATTAGAAATAATTTTAAATTCTAGCATAGCAAAGGACAATGTTTTAAAATTCCTAAAAGCGTTAAATCCCACTTGCGAAGAAAGGGGCGAGGAATTTTATATAAGGGTGCAAAAAAGTGCTTGTAAGGTAAATTCCAATGAGGAAATTAACGCTAACATTTTATTTTTAAAAAGCGATAAGGTGGGCGAGGGGGAGCTTGGGGAAAATTTATTGCTTGGCTTTTTATCCACACTAAAGAGCTTAGAAAATCGCCCTAGTAAAATCATCTGTGTCAATGATAGCGTTTTAATCAACACGGATAAAAATCACAAAGCTCACGAAGCTATGCTTGAACTTGAAAAATTAGGAGTGGAAATTATAAGCTGTGGGGCGTGTTTGGAATTTTTTGGCAAAACTAAAGAACTTAAAATCGGTAGCATAGGCAATGCTTATGGCATTTTAAATGAGCTTTTTGGAAAAGCAAAAATTATCACTTTATGA
- the fdhD gene encoding formate dehydrogenase accessory sulfurtransferase FdhD, which translates to MEALFTTEIVKFKGDERLVCEDTLVREIKLEIFVNETKIGALMATPIDEKALAVGYLMSENIIASVKDIKSIEQDDMSVRIEAKIDEANLAKLNAEGVVISGCGRAHTANIDPEAIKASQITSKIKFNKNQILKQMSEFYTQCELYEKTGCVHTAKLFVDENTFFIGEDIAQHNTIDKALGKARLAGVNLQDCFLMVSGRLSSEMVAKAVMHKIPVLISRTAPTCLGVMIARKFNLTLCGFARGDKINIYSGEERIDV; encoded by the coding sequence ATGGAAGCTTTATTTACGACAGAAATTGTTAAATTTAAGGGCGATGAGCGTTTAGTTTGCGAAGATACTTTAGTGCGTGAAATTAAGCTTGAAATTTTTGTCAATGAAACTAAAATCGGTGCTTTAATGGCGACTCCCATTGATGAGAAAGCTTTGGCTGTGGGCTACTTGATGAGCGAAAATATCATCGCCAGCGTAAAGGACATTAAAAGCATAGAACAAGATGATATGAGTGTAAGGATAGAAGCTAAAATCGATGAGGCAAATTTAGCCAAACTTAATGCTGAGGGCGTAGTGATAAGCGGTTGTGGTAGAGCACACACAGCAAACATTGACCCAGAAGCCATCAAAGCAAGTCAAATTACTTCCAAAATCAAATTTAACAAAAATCAAATTCTCAAACAGATGAGTGAATTTTACACTCAATGCGAACTTTACGAAAAAACAGGCTGTGTGCATACGGCAAAGCTTTTTGTCGATGAAAATACCTTTTTCATCGGTGAGGACATCGCCCAGCATAATACCATAGATAAAGCACTAGGGAAAGCAAGACTTGCGGGGGTAAATTTGCAAGATTGCTTTTTAATGGTTAGTGGGAGATTAAGCTCTGAAATGGTCGCTAAAGCCGTTATGCATAAAATCCCCGTCCTCATCTCACGCACCGCACCTACTTGTCTTGGCGTAATGATAGCGAGGAAATTTAATCTTACACTTTGTGGCTTTGCAAGGGGAGATAAAATCAACATTTACAGCGGAGAAGAAAGAATCGATGTGTGA
- the selD gene encoding selenide, water dikinase SelD → MNYKNQKLTHFVKAAGUAAKLNPCGLKTILNFMQTSPALLSGIGNNEDASVYQIDENLALVQTLDFITPVVDSAYHFGAIAAANALSDVFAMGAEVINALNIVGFDNKNHTLELLGEILAGANDKVQEAGGLIVGGHTIESAELFFGLSVTGKVYPKKFIANNTAQIGDVIILTKPLGVGILSTALKGGLLEKTHLNSMLESMLTLNLKASRLAVKFEASAMSDVTGFGLLGHLKEMLNPQISIRIFENSLPLLKGVREYFEMGLIPAGAYQNYEFMKKSYPHLQENTLLFCSPETSGGLLIALDEKNANALLKALQDEGINAAIIALCESKKQKELELIKN, encoded by the coding sequence ATGAATTATAAAAACCAAAAATTAACCCACTTTGTTAAAGCGGCAGGTTGAGCAGCGAAGTTAAACCCGTGCGGTCTTAAAACAATTTTAAACTTTATGCAAACAAGCCCCGCTTTACTCAGCGGTATCGGTAACAATGAAGATGCAAGTGTGTATCAAATCGATGAAAATTTAGCCCTCGTGCAAACGCTTGATTTTATCACGCCTGTGGTCGATAGTGCTTATCATTTTGGTGCGATTGCGGCGGCAAATGCCTTAAGCGATGTTTTTGCTATGGGAGCAGAAGTGATAAACGCCCTAAATATCGTGGGTTTTGATAATAAAAATCACACTTTAGAGCTTTTGGGTGAAATTTTAGCCGGGGCAAATGATAAGGTGCAAGAAGCTGGCGGTTTAATCGTTGGTGGGCATACTATAGAAAGTGCGGAGCTGTTTTTTGGACTAAGTGTAACAGGCAAAGTGTATCCTAAAAAATTTATCGCTAATAACACAGCTCAAATAGGCGATGTTATCATTTTAACCAAGCCTTTAGGTGTGGGGATTTTAAGCACGGCTTTAAAAGGAGGACTTTTAGAAAAAACGCATTTAAATTCTATGCTTGAAAGTATGCTTACTCTTAATCTAAAGGCGAGTCGCTTGGCTGTGAAATTTGAGGCTAGTGCTATGAGTGATGTAACGGGTTTTGGGCTTTTAGGACACTTAAAAGAAATGCTTAATCCGCAAATTTCCATACGCATTTTTGAAAATTCTCTGCCTTTATTAAAGGGTGTGAGGGAGTATTTTGAAATGGGCTTGATTCCGGCTGGAGCTTATCAAAACTATGAATTTATGAAAAAAAGCTATCCGCATTTGCAAGAAAATACTCTTTTATTTTGTAGTCCTGAAACTTCTGGCGGACTCTTAATAGCCCTTGATGAAAAAAATGCCAACGCTTTGCTTAAAGCTCTGCAAGATGAGGGCATAAACGCTGCCATTATCGCTCTTTGTGAAAGCAAAAAACAAAAAGAACTTGAGCTTATTAAAAACTAA
- a CDS encoding bacteriocin encodes MFQKLFSIVALSALLANFAFANDLLAKLSNGVVSDNSVEVKILSLDEMKEVRGGYYILNTKFNQDKLNLTSEFYLVANFHPGEVDYIKNYIFKDPNAKKGLCGLNVVSCSNPSERRLIDYLDITNQSYIFSPTFIVKRQIKRTHLGQPYVLFSYQVGVMDTNGQYYKFDPTTSSRLLKYNMIIKEMAQKYKSQIESAMGGYNANVM; translated from the coding sequence ATGTTTCAAAAACTATTTAGCATTGTAGCTTTAAGTGCTTTATTAGCAAATTTTGCTTTTGCAAATGATCTTCTTGCTAAGCTAAGTAATGGTGTGGTGAGTGATAACAGCGTAGAAGTAAAAATTCTTAGCCTTGATGAGATGAAAGAGGTTAGGGGAGGGTATTATATATTAAACACTAAATTTAATCAAGATAAATTAAATCTTACTTCCGAATTTTATCTTGTAGCAAATTTTCATCCGGGAGAGGTTGATTATATTAAAAATTATATTTTTAAAGACCCAAATGCTAAAAAAGGTTTATGCGGACTTAATGTAGTAAGTTGCTCAAATCCTAGCGAAAGAAGACTTATAGATTATCTTGACATCACAAATCAATCTTATATTTTTTCTCCTACATTTATAGTAAAAAGACAGATTAAAAGAACTCATTTGGGACAACCCTATGTTCTTTTTTCATATCAAGTTGGCGTAATGGATACAAACGGACAATATTATAAATTTGATCCTACAACTTCTAGTAGATTACTAAAATATAATATGATTATCAAAGAAATGGCTCAAAAATATAAATCTCAAATTGAAAGTGCAATGGGAGGATATAATGCAAATGTTATGTAA
- a CDS encoding FeoA family protein, protein MTLDSLKDGESALIIGFEAPLELKNRLLNFGFLKNKKVKKLNSSLKKATILVELENSCVILRANEAKVIKIERI, encoded by the coding sequence ATGACTTTGGATTCTTTAAAAGATGGAGAAAGTGCTTTGATAATAGGTTTTGAAGCTCCATTAGAGCTTAAAAATAGGCTTTTAAATTTCGGTTTTTTAAAAAATAAAAAAGTCAAAAAACTCAATTCCTCCTTAAAAAAAGCGACAATTTTAGTTGAGCTTGAAAATTCCTGCGTGATATTAAGAGCTAATGAAGCTAAAGTTATAAAAATAGAAAGAATTTAA
- a CDS encoding winged helix-turn-helix domain-containing protein, with protein MCEIVAYMKELLNSNEKLDCGTAFKIAKKFNKEVEEIGKIANENGIRIDNCELGQFGHLDFEKGKIQTLKALEPFLDERKRIFCKDAREVAKQGFGLKNVRSSLKAYKIDVKYCKLGCFKEKRGKKFVVKTKTWIENAEGDLLFGKGKTELLELIAQTGSLLHASKLMGINYKKAWTHLQTLQLNSQETLVSSRQGRSSKSGTKLTPRALELMQNYTTLQKDIEEYANKRFKELFFKENDNKK; from the coding sequence ATGTGTGAAATTGTCGCTTATATGAAAGAACTTTTAAATAGTAATGAAAAATTAGACTGCGGAACCGCTTTTAAAATTGCTAAAAAATTTAATAAAGAGGTCGAGGAAATCGGTAAAATCGCTAATGAAAATGGAATTCGCATTGATAACTGTGAGCTTGGGCAATTTGGACATTTAGACTTTGAAAAGGGTAAAATTCAAACTCTAAAAGCTCTTGAGCCTTTTTTGGACGAGAGAAAACGCATTTTTTGCAAAGACGCTAGAGAGGTAGCAAAACAAGGCTTTGGGCTTAAAAATGTGCGTTCAAGCCTTAAAGCTTATAAAATTGATGTAAAATACTGCAAACTAGGCTGTTTTAAGGAAAAAAGAGGTAAAAAATTTGTCGTTAAAACCAAGACTTGGATAGAAAATGCAGAAGGAGACTTGCTTTTTGGTAAAGGAAAAACCGAGCTTTTAGAACTCATCGCACAAACGGGAAGCTTACTTCACGCTTCAAAGCTTATGGGGATAAATTATAAGAAAGCTTGGACGCATTTGCAAACTCTACAACTTAATTCTCAAGAAACACTAGTAAGTTCAAGACAGGGTCGCTCAAGCAAATCGGGAACAAAACTTACACCCAGAGCCTTAGAGCTAATGCAAAATTATACAACCTTACAAAAAGACATTGAAGAATATGCTAATAAACGCTTTAAAGAGCTATTTTTCAAAGAAAATGATAATAAAAAGTGA